CGCGTCGTAGAGCGCGGGCCGCCGCCGGGCGAAGGCGGTGTACGCTCCGCCCACCGCCGCCAGCGCCTCGCGGGCGCTCCCGGCCGCCGTGCGCGCCGCCCGAAGCTCGTCTGCCAGGTCCGCGCAGCCCTGTACCGCCACCGCGGCCATGATCGCGCCCTTGCCCTTGAAGTGGCTGTAGAGGACCGGCTGGCTGTACTCGATCTCCTCGGCCAGTCGACGCGTGGTCACCGCGTCCCAGCCTTCCGCCTCCGCCAGTTCCCGTGCGGCCGTCACGATCAGCCGCTCGCGTTCCGCTCGTTCGCGCTCCCGGCGCGTCTGGATCGTCATACCGAAAGTCTAGCACCGCTAGCGTTCCTGTCAGCGCTCTGCTAGCTTCGCTCTTGTCCCTAGCGCTGCTAGAAAACGAGGAGAGACGTGACCGTCACCGCGTACACCCTGGCCGTCGTGCTCAACCTGTTCTGCCTGTTCCTCGGCTACCGGTTCCTGTTCCAGCCCGCCTCTTCCGCCGCCGGTTACGGCGTTCCGGCCGACCCCGGGGGCGATGCCGGCCCCTATCTGACGATCAAGGGCCTGCGGGACGGCACCTTCGGGCTCGTCGGTCTGGCGCTGCTCGCCTTCGCGGGGGCCCGGGCCGAGGCCTGGTTCATGCTCGGCGTGGCACTCGTGCCGCTCGGGGACACGCTGATCGTGCTGCGCCACGGCGGTACGAAGGCGGTGGCCTTCGGGATCCACTTCGCCACCGCGGTCGTCGTCCTGATCAGCGCCGGACTGCTCTTCGCGGTCTGAGTGCGCCCCAGCCTCAGCCGGCGGTTCGCAGGTGTCGTTTCGCCCTCGGCGAGGTCACCCCCGAGGTCTGGGGGAACCGCCGTCACTGACCGGCGCGGCAAACCGTTTCACGGGCACGGCCCCCCGCCCCATAGGATTACGCCAAACCACATTCACTCACCCCAGAGGATCGCTGCATGCCTGGCATCACGCGCGAGGAGGTCGCCCACCTCGCCCGGCTGGCGCGTCTGGAGCTGAAGCCCGAAGAGCTCGACCACTTCGCGGGACAGCTGGACGACATCATCGGCGCGGTGGCCCGCGTCAGCGAGGTCGCCGACCAAGACGTACCGCCGACCTCGCACCCGCTCCCGCTGACGAACGTCATGCGCCCGGACGAGGTCCGTCCCTCGCTCACCCCCGAGCAGGCGCTCTCCGGAGCCCCGGCCCAGGAGCAGCAGCGTTTCAAGGTGCCGCAGATCCTGGGGGAGGAGTAACCCGCCATGACGGACAGCCCCATCATCAAGCTCACGGCCGCCGAGACCGCCGCGAAGATCGCTTCCGGCGAGCTCACGGCCGTCGAGGTCACCGAGGCCCACCTGGCCCGGATCGAGGCCGTCGACGAGAAGGTGCACGCCTTCCTGCACGTCGACCGCGAGGGCGCGCTAGCCCAGGCCCGTGCCGTCGACGAGAAGCGGGCCAAGGGGGAGAAGCTCGGTCCGCTGGCCGGCGTTCCCCTGGCGCTCAAGGACATCTTCACCACCGAGGGGATCCCGACCACGGTCGGTTCGAAGATCCTCGAAGGCTGGATCCCGCCGTACGACGCGACCGTCACCAAGCGGCTGAAGGCCGCCGACGTGGTGATCCTCGGCAAAACCAACATGGACGAGTTCGCCATGGGGTCCTCCACCGAGAACAGCGCCTACGGCCCGACCGGCAACCCCTGGGACCTGACCAGGATCCCCGGCGGCTCCGGCGGCGGTTCCTCCGCCGCGCTCGCCTCCTTCCAGGCCCCGCTCGCCATCGGCACCGACACCGGCGGTTCCATCCGCCAGCCCGCCGCCGTCACCGGCACGGTCGGCGTGAAGCCGACGTACGGCGGGGTGTCGCGGTACGGCATGGTCGCCTTCTCCTCCTCCCTCGACCAGGGCGGTCCCTGCGCCCGCACGGTCCTGGACGCGGCCCTGCTGCACGAGGTGATCGCCGGCCACGACCCGATGGACTCCACCTCGATCGACGCCCCGGTCCCGCCGGTCGTCGAGGCCGCTCGCAACGGCAGCGTCGAGGGCATGCGCGTCGGCGTCGTCCAGCAGTTCCGCGGCGAGGGCTACCAGGCCGGTGTCATCCAGCGGTTCGACGAGTCCGTCGCGCTGCTGAAGGAACTGGGCGCCGAGATCGTCGAGCTGGACTGCCCGTCCTTCGACCTGGCGCTGTCGGCGTACTACCTGATCGCGCCGTCCGAGTGCTCCTCCAACCTCGCCCGCTTCGACGGCCTGCGCTACGGCCTGCGGGCCGGCGACGACGGCACGCACTCCGCCGAGGAGGTCACCTCCCTGACCCGCGAGGCCGGCTTCGGCCCCGAGGTCAAGCGCCGCATCATGCTCGGCACGTACGCGCTGAGCTCCGGCTACTACGACGCGTACTACGGCAGCGCGCAGAAGGTCCGCACGCTCATCAAGCAGGACTTCGACAAGGCGTTCGAGCAGGTCGACGTGATCGTCTCCCCGACGACCCCGACCACCGCCTTCCCGATCGGCGAGCGCGCCGACGACCCGATGGCGATGTACCTCGCCGACCTGTGCACCATCCCGACCAACCTGGCGGGCAACGCGGCCATGTCGCTGCCGTGCGGCCTCGCCCCGGAGGACAACCTCCCGGTCGGACTGCAGATCATCGCCCCGGTCATGAAGGACGACCGCCTCTACAAGGTCGGCGCCGCCGTCGAGGCCGCCTTCGTGGAAAAGTGGGGCCACCCGCTGATCGAGGAGGCTCCGTCGCTGTGAGCGCACTGTCCAAGGCCAAGGGCTTCAAGAGCTCCAAGTCCGGTCTGTACATCTCGATGGCCACGTCGGCCTTCGGCGCCGTCGGCGTCTACAAGCAGATCAAGAAGGCCCGCGGAGACAACGACACGCTGCGGCTGCTCGACGCCGTCGTGACCGGTGCCGCGGTCGTCACCAACCTGGCCATTCTCTACCGCGAGCTGAAGCGGCTGGGCGACGACGACGTCCTGCTGGGCTGAGAGGGAAGTTTCACCGTGACCACCACGACAGACCTGGTGTCGT
The genomic region above belongs to Streptomyces coeruleorubidus and contains:
- the gatC gene encoding Asp-tRNA(Asn)/Glu-tRNA(Gln) amidotransferase subunit GatC — encoded protein: MPGITREEVAHLARLARLELKPEELDHFAGQLDDIIGAVARVSEVADQDVPPTSHPLPLTNVMRPDEVRPSLTPEQALSGAPAQEQQRFKVPQILGEE
- a CDS encoding DUF4267 domain-containing protein, which produces MTVTAYTLAVVLNLFCLFLGYRFLFQPASSAAGYGVPADPGGDAGPYLTIKGLRDGTFGLVGLALLAFAGARAEAWFMLGVALVPLGDTLIVLRHGGTKAVAFGIHFATAVVVLISAGLLFAV
- a CDS encoding TetR/AcrR family transcriptional regulator → MTIQTRRERERAERERLIVTAARELAEAEGWDAVTTRRLAEEIEYSQPVLYSHFKGKGAIMAAVAVQGCADLADELRAARTAAGSAREALAAVGGAYTAFARRRPALYDAIFTLPVDLPFATPEAPAALQDAFGELLQAVEPIAAEGEDTGLLTETYWAGLHGLVTLMRSGRLPEEAHERRLALLIGHFVPQGMD
- the gatA gene encoding Asp-tRNA(Asn)/Glu-tRNA(Gln) amidotransferase subunit GatA is translated as MTDSPIIKLTAAETAAKIASGELTAVEVTEAHLARIEAVDEKVHAFLHVDREGALAQARAVDEKRAKGEKLGPLAGVPLALKDIFTTEGIPTTVGSKILEGWIPPYDATVTKRLKAADVVILGKTNMDEFAMGSSTENSAYGPTGNPWDLTRIPGGSGGGSSAALASFQAPLAIGTDTGGSIRQPAAVTGTVGVKPTYGGVSRYGMVAFSSSLDQGGPCARTVLDAALLHEVIAGHDPMDSTSIDAPVPPVVEAARNGSVEGMRVGVVQQFRGEGYQAGVIQRFDESVALLKELGAEIVELDCPSFDLALSAYYLIAPSECSSNLARFDGLRYGLRAGDDGTHSAEEVTSLTREAGFGPEVKRRIMLGTYALSSGYYDAYYGSAQKVRTLIKQDFDKAFEQVDVIVSPTTPTTAFPIGERADDPMAMYLADLCTIPTNLAGNAAMSLPCGLAPEDNLPVGLQIIAPVMKDDRLYKVGAAVEAAFVEKWGHPLIEEAPSL